In Silene latifolia isolate original U9 population chromosome X, ASM4854445v1, whole genome shotgun sequence, the following proteins share a genomic window:
- the LOC141616894 gene encoding uncharacterized protein LOC141616894 — translation MSNLTKLDFAALDISGSNYSEWVLDAEMYLKSYALGDAIKVENTASEQNKAKDMILLRRHLHEGLKYEYLTVKDPLILWQNLKERYDHLTTVILPKAKFDWIHLRLQDFKSVIEYNSAMHRIASQLILCGEKISDADMLEKTYQTFHSSQLLLSQQYRQRGFKKYSELVSCLLVAEQNSEILLKNHQSRPTGTDPLPAVNASVSSPFPEVNATRYDNNHKYSGPTRSGGRGRGRGNYRGGKFTRSYSHQKDGPYEKNEKGVENLCHRCGSIGHWARTCRTPKHLVDLYQQSQENNKGKNIKANFTDKHDNFETNYADGDNYLSPKSGEYLDLDDSDFLTYDTSGEIGPVIGDKSVQKLD, via the coding sequence ATGTCGAATTTGACCAAACTTGATTTTGCGGCCTTGGATATCTCTGGAAGTAATTATTCTGAATGGGTGTTAGATGCCGAGATGTATCTTAAGTCTTATGCCCTTGGTGATGCTATTAAAGTTGAGAATACAGCATCCGAACAAAATAAGGCCAAGGACATGATTTTACTCCGTCGTCACCTCCATGAGGGACTCAAATATGAATATTTGACAGTGAAAGATCCTTTGATCTTATGGCAAAATCTGAAAGAAAGGTATGACCATCTTACAACGGTAATTCTTCCTAAAGCAAAATTTGACTGGATTCATCTAAGGTTACAGGATTTTAAATCTGTTATTGAGTATAACTCAGCCATGCACAGAATCGCTTCACAGTTAATTTTGTGTGGAGAAAAGATATCTGATGCGGATATGTTGGAAAAAACATATCAGACCTTTCATAGTTCACAATTGCTCCTGTCGCAGCAATATCGCCAGAGAGGTTTTAAAAAATACTCTGAACTAGTTTCATGCTTATTGGTGGCTGAACAAAATAGCGAAATCCTGTTAAAAAACCACCAGTCCCGTCCTACTGGTACTGATCCATTACCAGCAGTGAATGCGTCAGTTTCTAGTCCATTCCCTGAAGTGAATGCGACAAGGTATGATAATAATCATAAATATTCGGGTCCCACAAGAAGTGGTGGCCGTGGACGAGGGCGAGGAAATTATCGAGGTGGAAAATTTACAAGGTCATATTCTCACCAAAAGGATGGTCCATATGAGAAGAATGAAAAAGGTGTTGAAAATTTATGTCACCGTTGTGGTAGTATAGGTCATTGGGCTCGTACCTGTCGTACGCCTAAACATCTTGTGGATCTCTACCAGCAGTCTCAAGAAAATAACAAAGGGAAGAATATAAAAGCGAATTTTACTGATAAGCATGACAATTTTGAGACAAATTATGCCGATGGTGATAATTATCTATCTCCCAAATCTGGTGAATATTTGGATTTGGACGACTCAGATTTCTTAACTTATGACACTAGTGGAGAAATTGGCCCTGTGATTGGAGATAAAAGTGTccaaaaattggactaa